Proteins encoded within one genomic window of Gloeobacter kilaueensis JS1:
- a CDS encoding pyridoxamine 5'-phosphate oxidase family protein yields the protein MATFFDELGAELQRFIARQPVFFTATAPEEGRINLSPKGIDTFRCIDARTVGYLDLTGSGNETAAHLHQNGRMTVMFCSFTRQPLILRLYGRGEVIRPDAPGWQDFAPHFQLLPGTRQIIVLHIESVQTSCGFGVPVFGKAQERLTLIEWSTRKGEAGLRAYRHSKNRTSIDGLPTGIESGS from the coding sequence ATGGCCACATTTTTTGACGAACTTGGGGCGGAGCTGCAGCGCTTTATCGCCCGTCAGCCGGTCTTCTTTACGGCGACAGCGCCGGAGGAAGGGCGGATCAACCTTTCTCCCAAAGGCATCGACACCTTTCGCTGCATCGATGCGCGGACGGTGGGCTACCTCGACCTCACCGGCAGCGGCAACGAGACCGCTGCCCACCTGCATCAGAATGGCCGGATGACAGTGATGTTCTGCAGCTTTACGCGCCAGCCCTTGATCTTGCGCCTCTATGGCCGGGGCGAGGTGATCCGCCCCGACGCACCGGGCTGGCAGGACTTTGCGCCCCATTTTCAGCTTCTGCCCGGCACGCGCCAGATTATCGTGCTCCACATCGAGAGTGTGCAGACCAGTTGCGGTTTTGGCGTGCCCGTTTTTGGCAAAGCGCAGGAACGGCTCACCCTCATCGAGTGGAGTACGCGCAAAGGTGAAGCGGGCCTGCGCGCCTACCGGCACAGCAAAAACCGGACGAGCATCGACGGGTTGCCGACGGGGATCGAGTCGGGTTCTTAG
- a CDS encoding AbrB family transcriptional regulator, giving the protein MAPVSGKELLKLIKQNPAKTAKQLAEMAGYTTVTKTGQQRVKMLAFQSAVLEANNIAIKPELEEVETVRGGRKASYRIQVQQNGNLLIGSAYTRQMGLQPGTEFEIQIGRKHIKLVQVGGGTIGEGSPDTDDSRELVSA; this is encoded by the coding sequence ATGGCACCTGTCAGCGGCAAAGAATTGCTGAAGCTTATCAAACAAAACCCTGCAAAAACTGCCAAGCAACTTGCAGAAATGGCAGGCTACACAACCGTCACCAAGACTGGCCAGCAACGTGTCAAGATGCTTGCCTTTCAAAGCGCTGTCCTCGAAGCCAACAACATTGCGATAAAGCCCGAACTTGAGGAAGTAGAAACCGTTCGCGGTGGGCGCAAGGCGAGCTACCGCATCCAGGTGCAGCAAAATGGCAACTTGCTGATCGGCTCGGCTTACACGCGCCAGATGGGTCTGCAGCCCGGCACCGAATTTGAAATTCAGATTGGCCGCAAGCATATCAAGCTGGTTCAAGTGGGCGGCGGCACGATCGGTGAGGGCAGCCCCGATACGGATGACTCCCGCGAACTGGTGTCGGCCTGA
- a CDS encoding TIGR03792 family protein, translating into MIEWLQIAVEPHLRERYVEVEGAVWTAALQQYKAFVAKEVWFDPQDPAELIVWIRWTSREEWKSISPAHLSDIERRFAEQMGPGWHVARSYEYLPVRQYIGKNK; encoded by the coding sequence ATGATCGAGTGGCTGCAGATCGCTGTCGAACCCCACCTGCGGGAGCGCTACGTCGAGGTCGAGGGGGCGGTCTGGACGGCTGCCCTCCAGCAATATAAAGCTTTTGTTGCCAAAGAAGTCTGGTTTGACCCCCAGGATCCGGCAGAATTGATCGTCTGGATACGGTGGACGAGCCGCGAAGAGTGGAAGTCGATTTCACCTGCCCACTTGAGCGATATCGAGCGGCGCTTTGCTGAGCAGATGGGTCCGGGCTGGCACGTTGCCCGGAGCTACGAGTACCTCCCGGTTCGCCAGTATATCGGCAAGAACAAATAA
- a CDS encoding type 1 glutamine amidotransferase domain-containing protein — protein MAQLSSLRIAVIATDGVEEAELSEPLRALKESGAQAEVIAPHDGPIQAFRHHDKSTRIAVDQTLDRAKPEDYDALVLPGGALNADALRVEPRAQAFVRHMQQAGKPIAVICHAPWILISAGVVSGRTLTSYHTIADDLRNAGAHWQDQQVVVEGNWVSSRHPGDLEAFNRELLRKLAAVPSPAQR, from the coding sequence ATGGCTCAATTGTCATCGCTGCGAATTGCTGTCATTGCCACCGACGGCGTCGAAGAAGCAGAACTGAGCGAACCGCTGCGCGCCTTAAAAGAATCTGGGGCGCAAGCTGAGGTAATTGCCCCCCACGATGGTCCGATCCAGGCTTTTCGTCACCACGACAAGAGCACCCGCATTGCCGTCGATCAAACGCTGGATAGGGCAAAACCGGAAGATTACGATGCCCTTGTGCTGCCTGGCGGTGCGCTCAACGCCGATGCCCTGCGCGTCGAACCCAGGGCACAGGCATTCGTCCGTCATATGCAGCAGGCGGGCAAACCGATCGCGGTTATCTGCCACGCCCCCTGGATTTTGATCTCCGCCGGTGTCGTGTCGGGCCGGACGTTGACAAGTTATCACACCATCGCCGACGATCTGCGCAACGCCGGTGCCCACTGGCAGGACCAGCAAGTTGTCGTCGAAGGCAACTGGGTGAGCAGTCGCCACCCTGGGGATCTCGAAGCATTCAACCGGGAATTGCTTCGCAAACTGGCAGCCGTACCGAGTCCTGCTCAGCGCTAA
- a CDS encoding glycosyltransferase, translating into MLENPRTRQLKTVLVWAGLMLFVAVLHLVPSGQILSAVLALLVAYYAARVLFALPERVKVDVRYRPRVSVLVAARNEEAVAAQLVAMLKRLRYADLEVWIADDGSSDRTYARLNEAAQGWPALHLVRRIPGEGPPGKSAVLNELRARATGEILVVFDADATVEPEFLNRTVPYFADPRLGALQVRKQIQNADLNFWTRGQAAEMLLDAFYQEQRQAIGGTAELRGNGQLVRSSALEALGGWNEATVTDDLDLTLQLHLAGWQIRFVSDPCVYEEGVTSFAALWRQRSRWAEGGFQRYLDYAGPLAANRMGTAKTIDQLAFALIQYLMPPAALIDGLFSLPERGVPYLTPVVLVATLLGGCGFYLGQRRFDVPPGRAAREALLGTVYFLHWFAVIVFKLARMALQPKKLVWVKTAHQGDRDVTGSRL; encoded by the coding sequence GTGCTCGAAAATCCCCGTACACGACAGCTTAAAACTGTCCTGGTCTGGGCGGGCCTGATGCTGTTCGTCGCTGTGCTCCACCTGGTACCGTCCGGGCAAATTTTGAGCGCTGTACTGGCGCTTCTGGTCGCCTACTACGCCGCTCGGGTGCTCTTTGCCCTGCCGGAGCGGGTAAAAGTCGATGTCCGCTACAGGCCGCGCGTCTCGGTGCTGGTGGCAGCCCGCAACGAGGAGGCGGTCGCAGCCCAGCTGGTCGCCATGCTCAAAAGGCTGCGCTACGCGGATCTCGAAGTCTGGATTGCCGACGACGGCAGCAGCGACCGCACCTATGCGCGCCTGAACGAGGCGGCCCAGGGCTGGCCTGCCTTGCATCTGGTGCGCCGCATCCCCGGTGAGGGGCCGCCGGGCAAATCCGCCGTGCTCAACGAACTGCGGGCGCGGGCGACAGGCGAAATTCTGGTGGTCTTCGACGCCGATGCCACCGTCGAACCGGAATTTTTGAACCGCACCGTTCCGTATTTTGCCGACCCTCGCCTCGGTGCGCTCCAGGTGCGCAAGCAGATTCAAAACGCCGATTTGAACTTCTGGACGCGCGGCCAGGCCGCCGAGATGCTGCTCGATGCCTTCTATCAGGAACAGCGCCAGGCGATCGGTGGTACAGCCGAATTGCGCGGCAACGGCCAGCTGGTGCGCTCCAGTGCCTTAGAAGCTCTGGGAGGCTGGAACGAGGCGACGGTCACCGACGACCTCGATCTGACCCTCCAGCTGCACCTGGCGGGCTGGCAGATCCGCTTTGTAAGCGATCCCTGCGTGTACGAAGAGGGGGTGACCAGCTTCGCTGCTCTCTGGCGGCAGCGCTCGCGCTGGGCAGAAGGGGGCTTTCAGCGCTACCTCGACTACGCGGGTCCACTGGCGGCCAACCGGATGGGCACCGCCAAAACCATCGATCAGCTCGCCTTCGCACTTATCCAGTACCTGATGCCGCCCGCCGCCCTCATCGACGGATTGTTTTCACTGCCTGAGCGGGGCGTTCCCTATCTGACGCCGGTGGTGCTGGTGGCGACGCTCCTCGGCGGCTGCGGCTTTTATCTGGGCCAGCGCCGTTTCGATGTACCGCCAGGACGGGCAGCCCGCGAAGCGCTGCTGGGTACTGTCTACTTTTTGCACTGGTTTGCGGTGATCGTCTTCAAGCTTGCCCGCATGGCCCTGCAGCCCAAAAAACTGGTCTGGGTCAAGACAGCGCACCAGGGCGATCGGGATGTTACCGGCTCCCGGCTGTAG
- a CDS encoding TIGR02652 family protein, with translation MYQPVNYNPIFGPEIRCPHCRQWVAALTLTDTYLCQRHGAFEADPQTQTLVHLQSGRRWRQWEDNWYRQHTHPDGIRFEIHEELDRLHTQGYRATRVVVAERYRELISTFLERTTTFGRSDDARHRLYGLPVEFSGAGNAEERWSVINFELVKEPGPPLKYPYFRLFD, from the coding sequence ATGTATCAGCCGGTGAATTACAACCCCATCTTCGGTCCTGAGATCCGCTGCCCCCACTGTCGGCAGTGGGTCGCAGCTTTGACGCTGACCGATACCTACCTCTGTCAGCGCCACGGTGCTTTTGAGGCGGACCCCCAGACGCAGACTCTTGTGCATCTTCAGTCCGGGCGGCGCTGGCGGCAGTGGGAAGACAACTGGTATCGCCAGCACACCCACCCCGACGGCATCCGCTTCGAGATCCACGAGGAGCTGGACCGTCTGCACACCCAGGGCTATCGGGCGACGCGGGTCGTGGTGGCCGAGCGCTACCGCGAACTCATCAGCACCTTTTTGGAGCGCACCACCACCTTCGGGCGCAGCGACGACGCCCGCCACCGCCTGTACGGCCTGCCGGTCGAATTTAGCGGTGCCGGCAATGCCGAAGAGCGCTGGTCGGTGATCAACTTCGAGCTGGTCAAAGAACCCGGCCCACCGCTCAAATATCCCTACTTCCGCCTGTTCGACTGA
- the hisS gene encoding histidine--tRNA ligase, which translates to MEAGGTGELGIMGGTRDFLPEAMLRREYVIHTLKQIFGKYGFLPLETPTIERWETLAGKYGEEGEKLIYHVVSSGSLEELQPGKRTDLALRYDLTVPLARVVGMYGDKMVPDPANPKRQIRLLPRPFKRYQIQPVWRGDRPGAGRYREFYQCDADVVGSDSLLVEAELIALKVEAFKALGFADFTVKINHRQLLAGLIAWAGIPAAQEATVLSSIDKLDKLPAQKVKAELTGKGLDAGQIDALFGVIELEGSGLGLLAAAGERLAGSAAAGEGIGDLKKLLGYLDRFSVDPAHYRIDLSLARGLDYYTGTIFETVTSAQVGSVGAGGRYDKLIHTLSGGRADQPACGISFGLDRIYAAMEELGLLTQVTGSTQVLVLNFSDPGIEEVTFNLVRELRTGGIRTELGYNEENFTPNGMRAQLGYANEKQVAYAVIVGPDELAGGVALLRDLATRKQERLPLAEVAGELTRRLGP; encoded by the coding sequence TTGGAAGCAGGCGGCACCGGTGAGCTGGGAATTATGGGCGGAACGCGCGACTTTCTGCCCGAGGCGATGCTGCGCCGGGAGTACGTGATTCACACCCTCAAGCAGATCTTTGGCAAGTACGGCTTTTTGCCCCTCGAAACCCCCACGATCGAGCGCTGGGAGACGCTTGCAGGCAAGTACGGCGAGGAGGGCGAAAAGCTCATCTACCACGTCGTAAGTAGCGGCTCGCTCGAAGAACTGCAGCCGGGCAAGCGCACCGACCTGGCCCTGCGCTACGACCTGACGGTGCCTTTGGCGCGGGTGGTGGGCATGTACGGCGACAAGATGGTGCCGGACCCGGCCAATCCGAAGCGCCAGATCCGCCTTTTGCCCCGGCCCTTCAAGCGCTACCAGATTCAACCGGTCTGGCGGGGGGACCGCCCCGGCGCTGGCCGCTACCGTGAGTTCTACCAGTGCGACGCCGACGTGGTCGGGTCCGACAGTTTGCTCGTCGAAGCGGAACTGATCGCCTTGAAAGTCGAGGCGTTCAAAGCCCTGGGCTTTGCAGATTTCACCGTCAAGATCAACCACCGTCAGCTTCTGGCGGGACTCATCGCCTGGGCAGGCATTCCTGCAGCCCAGGAAGCGACCGTCCTCAGTTCGATCGACAAGCTCGACAAACTACCGGCTCAGAAGGTGAAAGCCGAACTGACAGGCAAAGGTCTCGATGCCGGGCAGATCGATGCGCTTTTCGGTGTAATCGAACTGGAGGGCAGTGGACTGGGGTTGCTGGCTGCTGCGGGCGAACGGCTGGCGGGCAGTGCTGCTGCGGGCGAGGGGATCGGTGATCTCAAAAAATTGCTGGGCTATCTCGATCGCTTCAGTGTCGATCCGGCCCACTACCGCATCGATCTCTCGCTGGCGCGGGGCCTCGACTACTACACGGGTACCATCTTCGAGACGGTGACGAGCGCCCAGGTGGGTTCGGTCGGGGCAGGCGGACGCTACGACAAGTTGATCCACACCCTCTCAGGAGGCAGGGCGGACCAGCCCGCCTGCGGCATCTCCTTTGGCCTCGACCGCATCTACGCGGCGATGGAAGAACTGGGGCTGCTCACCCAGGTAACCGGTTCCACCCAGGTGCTGGTACTCAACTTCAGCGATCCCGGCATCGAGGAGGTGACCTTCAATCTGGTCCGTGAGCTACGTACCGGCGGCATCCGCACCGAACTCGGCTACAACGAGGAGAACTTCACCCCGAACGGTATGCGCGCCCAGTTGGGCTATGCCAACGAAAAACAGGTTGCCTACGCGGTCATTGTCGGTCCAGATGAACTGGCCGGTGGGGTGGCTCTGCTGCGCGATCTGGCTACCCGCAAGCAGGAGAGGCTTCCTCTCGCTGAAGTTGCAGGCGAACTCACCCGCCGTCTGGGACCGTAG
- the trpC gene encoding indole-3-glycerol phosphate synthase TrpC, whose translation MKIRRRPDLPPVAVGPLQFQLQGADAEPQNILEKIVWSKERELERQRELLPLARLRERAATAPPVRNFLGSLRRSPHPVALIAEVKQASPSRGVIRPDFDPVAIAHAYAAGGADALSVLTDEAFFAGSYDHLRAVRAAVDLPLLCKEFILSPYQVYQARAAGADAVLLIAAILENADLRYLLRAIEQLGMTALVEVHDHEELERVLQLEGVTLVGINNRNLLSFDVRLETTEKLLARSGAALEERGITLVSESGIYRSADLVRLRAAGARAALVGESLLRRSDLVLAVRQLLEGN comes from the coding sequence GTGAAGATCCGCCGCCGCCCCGATCTGCCGCCCGTCGCCGTCGGCCCGCTGCAATTTCAATTGCAGGGAGCTGATGCTGAACCCCAAAATATTCTTGAAAAGATCGTCTGGTCCAAGGAGCGCGAACTGGAGCGGCAGCGCGAATTGTTGCCGCTGGCCAGACTGCGGGAGCGGGCGGCAACCGCCCCGCCGGTCCGCAACTTTTTGGGGAGCCTGCGCCGATCGCCCCACCCGGTCGCCCTCATCGCCGAGGTCAAGCAGGCGTCTCCGAGCCGGGGGGTGATTCGCCCCGACTTCGATCCGGTGGCGATTGCCCATGCCTACGCCGCCGGTGGAGCGGACGCCCTCTCGGTGCTCACCGACGAAGCTTTTTTTGCCGGCAGCTACGATCACCTGCGCGCCGTGCGGGCCGCCGTCGATCTGCCGCTACTGTGCAAAGAATTCATCCTCAGTCCCTATCAGGTCTACCAGGCCCGTGCGGCGGGGGCGGACGCGGTGCTGCTCATCGCCGCCATCCTCGAGAACGCCGATCTGCGCTATCTGCTGCGGGCAATCGAGCAACTGGGCATGACCGCCCTGGTAGAAGTCCACGACCACGAGGAACTGGAGCGCGTCCTGCAACTGGAGGGGGTAACGCTGGTGGGAATCAACAACCGCAATCTGCTCAGCTTCGATGTGCGGCTTGAGACGACCGAGAAGCTGCTCGCTCGAAGCGGCGCGGCCCTCGAAGAGCGGGGGATCACGCTCGTAAGCGAATCGGGCATCTACCGCTCAGCGGATCTCGTCCGTCTCAGGGCAGCGGGGGCACGCGCCGCTCTGGTAGGCGAGTCACTGCTGCGCCGGAGCGATCTGGTTCTGGCGGTGCGTCAACTGTTGGAGGGCAACTGA
- a CDS encoding DUF5340 domain-containing protein: MQIPVPAHIHYELLLRILERQTTAVVSQADYGSLEDLQELLRTLRKALAQQKLLEERWERQGFHLDPRWSYEQS, encoded by the coding sequence ATGCAGATTCCGGTTCCCGCCCATATCCACTACGAACTGCTCCTGCGCATTCTCGAACGCCAGACGACGGCAGTGGTCTCCCAGGCCGATTACGGCAGCCTCGAAGATCTGCAGGAACTGCTGCGGACACTGCGCAAGGCACTCGCCCAGCAAAAACTTTTGGAGGAACGCTGGGAGCGCCAGGGCTTCCACCTCGATCCGCGCTGGTCCTACGAGCAGTCGTAA
- a CDS encoding HEAT repeat domain-containing protein, with the protein MADVKRIDALASLLANSGRIGQVRAALELVDIGGPQAEQALLSALNNGDEHSRATTVMALAKFKSQTAVGRLEQLLKGNAFGFGKDPSPEVRQSCAFALGELGNRKSIKALEIAASRDEDSLVRSECQDVLARFGAAVR; encoded by the coding sequence ATGGCAGATGTGAAGCGGATTGATGCCCTGGCCTCGCTCCTTGCCAACAGTGGCCGTATCGGTCAGGTCCGCGCTGCCCTTGAGCTGGTGGACATCGGCGGTCCGCAGGCTGAACAGGCTTTGCTGTCGGCCCTCAACAACGGCGACGAGCATTCGCGGGCGACGACGGTCATGGCGCTGGCCAAATTCAAGTCCCAGACGGCGGTTGGTCGTCTCGAACAGCTTTTGAAGGGCAACGCCTTTGGTTTTGGCAAAGATCCTTCGCCCGAGGTGCGCCAGTCCTGTGCCTTTGCCCTGGGAGAACTGGGCAACCGCAAGTCGATCAAGGCGCTGGAGATTGCCGCCAGCCGCGACGAGGACAGCCTGGTACGCTCCGAGTGCCAGGACGTTCTCGCCCGCTTCGGAGCCGCTGTGCGCTAG
- a CDS encoding PAP fibrillin family protein has translation MEAARPQSSDNDPKSRLLRQVARPRPRLIDLQPLICELQQRWQPPDQVEQLLSSLAGLWQLRFTTAEALSRFGVDQIPGLVERRRTYQFIDATNERVFNLAELALLGGAAQATTLIRARLQAGAIPRVYVRFERTALLWGGFDPYGSVEEAIRRIDGGEGGGVRLDIDSEGSLDTLYLDSQLRIAVGNRGSIFILTRP, from the coding sequence ATGGAAGCGGCGCGCCCCCAGTCATCCGACAACGATCCAAAGTCCCGGCTCCTCCGGCAGGTGGCGCGTCCCCGTCCGCGCCTGATCGATCTGCAGCCGCTCATCTGCGAGTTGCAGCAGCGCTGGCAGCCGCCTGATCAAGTTGAGCAGCTGCTGAGTAGTCTGGCTGGGCTGTGGCAGTTGCGCTTTACGACGGCGGAGGCGCTATCCCGCTTCGGAGTCGATCAGATCCCTGGCCTCGTCGAGCGCCGCCGCACTTACCAGTTCATCGACGCGACCAACGAGCGCGTCTTCAACCTGGCAGAACTGGCGCTCTTAGGCGGTGCGGCGCAGGCGACGACCCTGATTCGGGCCCGGCTGCAGGCAGGGGCGATTCCCCGCGTCTACGTCCGCTTCGAGCGCACCGCCCTGCTCTGGGGAGGATTCGACCCCTACGGCAGCGTCGAGGAGGCCATCCGCCGCATCGACGGAGGCGAGGGGGGCGGAGTGCGCCTCGATATCGACAGCGAGGGCAGCCTCGATACGCTCTATCTCGACAGCCAGTTGCGCATCGCCGTCGGCAATCGCGGTTCGATCTTTATTTTGACGCGGCCTTGA
- the speA gene encoding biosynthetic arginine decarboxylase, which produces MSEWTIQDSAELYQVEGWGEPYFKINEKGHIAVLPRGEAGGELDLFNLVQDIQKRGLKMPLLIRFSDILADRIARLNECFIQAIKEYDYKGDYKGVYPVKVNQQRHVVEEVVEFGRSYQFGLEAGSKPELLIALATLKTPGALIICNGYKDSEYIETALLAQRLGHTPFVVIERFHELTLLIEAAQKLGIQPLIGVRAKLTARGIGRWGDSTGDRAKFGLSADEIMEVVAQLKKANLLSSLQLLHFHIGSQISAINVIKTALREASCIYVELARMGAPMQYCDVGGGLAIDYDGSKTNFRASKNYNMQEYAYDVVAAFQEACREKNVTVPTLVSESGRAITSHQSVLVFDVMGVSHPQFGEPQPAERGEHSIIRNLYETYTQIASDNVQEAFNDASQFKEEALSLFALGYLSLGERARVERLYWGCCQKILGLVRELDYIPDELADLEKNMASTYYCNFSVFQSVPDSWAIDQLFPIAPIQRLDEEPTVRGTLADLTCDSDGKIDQFIDLRDVKSVLELHPLREGEPYYLALFLNGAYQEILGDMHNLFGDTNAVHIRLASSATGEQSYLLEHVVKGDTMTEVLRYVQYDHEALLESIRRESEQALRERRITLSESRLLLQHYERSLSGYTYLTSEPQRELARS; this is translated from the coding sequence ATGAGCGAGTGGACCATTCAGGACAGCGCCGAACTCTATCAGGTCGAGGGTTGGGGAGAACCGTACTTCAAGATCAACGAAAAGGGCCACATCGCCGTGCTGCCGCGCGGCGAAGCCGGTGGCGAGTTGGACCTGTTCAACCTGGTCCAGGACATTCAAAAGCGCGGCCTGAAGATGCCCCTGCTTATCCGCTTCTCCGACATCCTGGCGGACCGGATCGCCCGCCTCAACGAATGCTTCATCCAGGCGATCAAAGAGTACGACTACAAGGGCGACTACAAGGGCGTCTACCCGGTCAAGGTCAACCAGCAGCGCCACGTCGTCGAGGAGGTGGTCGAATTTGGCCGCTCCTACCAGTTCGGCCTCGAGGCGGGCTCCAAACCAGAATTGTTGATTGCCCTGGCGACGCTCAAGACGCCGGGGGCGCTGATTATCTGCAACGGCTATAAAGACAGCGAATATATCGAGACGGCCCTTCTGGCCCAGCGCCTCGGCCACACGCCCTTCGTCGTGATCGAGCGCTTTCACGAGCTGACGCTGCTTATCGAGGCAGCCCAAAAGCTCGGCATCCAGCCGCTCATCGGCGTGCGGGCCAAGCTGACTGCCCGGGGCATCGGTCGCTGGGGCGATTCGACCGGCGACCGCGCCAAGTTTGGCCTGAGCGCCGACGAGATCATGGAAGTGGTCGCCCAGCTTAAAAAAGCGAATTTGCTCTCGTCGCTGCAGTTGCTGCACTTTCATATCGGCTCGCAAATTTCGGCAATCAACGTGATCAAAACCGCCCTGCGCGAGGCGTCCTGCATCTACGTCGAGCTGGCGCGCATGGGTGCCCCGATGCAGTACTGCGATGTGGGCGGCGGTCTTGCCATCGACTACGACGGCTCCAAGACCAACTTCCGCGCCTCCAAAAATTACAACATGCAGGAGTACGCCTACGACGTGGTCGCCGCCTTTCAAGAAGCCTGCCGCGAGAAGAACGTGACCGTGCCCACCCTGGTGAGCGAATCGGGCCGGGCAATCACCTCCCACCAGTCGGTGCTCGTCTTCGATGTCATGGGCGTGAGCCACCCCCAGTTCGGCGAACCGCAACCCGCCGAGCGGGGCGAGCATTCGATCATCCGCAACCTCTACGAGACCTACACCCAGATCGCCAGCGACAACGTCCAGGAAGCCTTCAACGACGCTTCTCAATTTAAAGAAGAGGCGCTGAGTCTGTTTGCCCTGGGTTACTTGAGCCTGGGAGAGCGCGCCCGCGTCGAGCGGCTGTACTGGGGCTGCTGCCAGAAGATCCTGGGTCTGGTGCGCGAACTGGACTATATTCCCGACGAGCTGGCAGACCTCGAAAAGAACATGGCCTCGACCTACTACTGCAACTTCTCAGTCTTTCAGTCGGTGCCCGACAGCTGGGCTATCGACCAGCTTTTTCCGATCGCACCGATCCAGCGGCTCGACGAGGAACCCACCGTGCGCGGCACGCTCGCGGACCTCACCTGCGACAGCGACGGCAAAATTGACCAGTTCATCGACCTGCGGGATGTCAAGAGTGTGCTCGAACTGCATCCGCTCCGGGAGGGCGAGCCCTACTACCTGGCCCTTTTTCTCAACGGCGCGTACCAGGAGATTCTAGGCGACATGCATAACCTGTTCGGCGACACCAACGCTGTCCACATTCGCCTCGCCTCCAGCGCCACAGGCGAGCAAAGTTATCTGCTCGAGCACGTCGTCAAGGGCGACACGATGACCGAGGTGCTCAGGTACGTGCAGTACGACCACGAGGCGCTGCTGGAGAGCATCCGCCGCGAGAGCGAGCAGGCCCTGCGCGAGCGACGAATTACCCTGAGTGAATCGCGACTGCTCTTGCAGCACTACGAGCGCTCGCTGAGCGGCTACACCTACCTCACCAGCGAACCCCAGCGCGAGCTGGCGCGCTCTTGA